The genomic interval CCCACACCCCTACTTCCATGACCCCCCCCAAGTCCAAACCTCCAGAACGTGACCTGTCTCCAGAAAAAACTCAAGCGATCCTGGAGGGTGCAATGCAAGAATTCCTGGAGCGGGGTTTTACGGCTGCCACGATGGATCGAGTTGCATCAGCCGCAGGTGTCTCTAAAGCAACGGTCTACAGTCATTTTCAAGACAAGGAAGGATTGTTTGCTGCCCTGATTCAGCAGATGGTGCAGAAAAAATTTCAGTCCATTTTTGCGCCCCAGAATGATCAGATGTTGCAGGAAGAGCCAGAGGTCGTTTTGCGCCGGTTAGCAACGATCGCCCTGAGTGTCGGCACCAATGATCCGCAGTTTCTTAACTTCTTGCGGCTCATCATTGGTGAGTCGGGGCGCTTTCCGCAATTAGCCCAGGCATTTGTCCGCAATATTGAAAAGACAAGTTTTAGTATGTTGCGGCAATATTTCAGCTCGTGCCCAAAGCTCAAATTGCGCGATCCGGAGGCAACCGCACGGGTCTTCATTGGGGCACTCATCCACTTCATGATTGTCCAGGAAATGTTGCATGGCAAAGACATTATCCCGATGGAGCGCGATCGCCTGGTTGATACCTTAATTGAGCTGATTACCAGTCAGGCTTTATGAAAGGAAGGAGCTAGGGGCTAGGGGCTAGGGGCTAGGAGCTAGGGGCTAGGGGTTAGAAGCTAGAAGGAGATAGCCATTCTGGATTCTGACTCCTGACTCCTGGATTCTATTCCCTCTAGTTGTAGATTAACAAACGTTCCAATTAGGAGCCAGAGACCAGGGTGGGAGACTAAGATTGAATTTTCATTTTTCCCTTCCGTAAATGCTGTCAGTCTACTGGTTTTGTTTTGCGATCGGTGGGGTTTTCGTGCTCCTTGCCGTGCTGGGTGGATTCGATGGTGTCGATTTTGATACCCATGATTTTGATTTCCATAGTGATGCAGATTTTGAAGTCGTCGATCCGGGTGACCGCGCCCCCCTAAAGTCTTCTGCTGTGGCGCGATCGCCCAAATCTGGAAGATTCCTCCGTTCCCTATTTGGAGTGGTCAAAAGCCTTAAGTTTTGGACCTTTGGCAGTTGCTTCTTCGGTCTAACTGGGATTGTGCTCTCGTCCCTGCAATTAGGGTTGCCACCGCTGACAATTGCGATTTTGGCAGTAGGAATGGGTATCCTCTGTGGAGCAGGAATTTCAGGTGCTCTTCTGTCCCTCCGCCGACAGCAAACCGACAGCCTGGTTCGTACTACGGATCTGGTGGGATTAATTGGAACGGTGGAAATTCCTTTTAGCAAAACCAGTCGGGGCAAGGTTCGACTGCAAGTTAAAGGATCACAGTTGAATCTCATGGCTTACACCGATGAGTCCAGCGAACTGCTTGCCGGCGACCCGGTGCTGGTAGTGGGGACAGAGCAAAATCGGCTTTGGGTCGTGTCTGCCAATCGTCTAGATCACGGTTCAAACCCAGTTGATCCAGCGGAATAATTCTAAACAGGTGTGTATCTCAAAGCATCCCCTATTTGTGAGTCACTCCTTGTTGTTCCCATCATGTATACCCACTCCCAATCAGAAAAACAGCAGTCAGCAGTCAACAAAAAGACAAGCATTCTGAATTCTGGCTCATGGCTTCTATCTTCTATTCCTTAGAATTTCGTTTCTCCACGATCGATTTCAAAGCAACATGAATACTCAAATCGTCAATATCGAGCCTCAGTTCAAAGCCACCCTGGAGCAGGACGGTAGGACAATTCAGGTCGCGCAGGTGGATGCTAATCCAACCGCTTCGTACCACAGAGAGGGGGAGGTATCCCTCGCCTCTATTTCCGCTTTTCCCATTGCCCTGTCCCTCTTTGGTGTCATTCTGTTCATCTGGTTTGTCAAGAACTTCATGCAGATCTGCAACCCGAACGAAATTTTGATTCTTTCAGGACGCAAGCATCGCACTAAGGAAGGGGAGGAAGTGGGTTATCGGGTAATTTTTGGGGGACGGGTGATTGCCATTCCCATCCTGGAAACTGTGAAGCGCATGGATCTAACGACCATGCCCGTTCCCGTGGAGGTAAAGAATGCCTACTCAAAGGGAGGCACACCACTCCATATCCAGGCGATCGCCAATGTCAAAATATCTGGCGATCCAGCCGTTGTGGGGAATGCGATCGAACGGTTTTTGGGGCGCGATCGCTCCGAAGTGGCACGGGTGGCACGGGAAACCCTGGAGGGCAACCTGCGTGGAGTTGTTGCCATGCTGACCCCAGAGCAGGTGAACGAAGATCGGCTGGAATTTGCCGAACGAATTGCCCAGGACGTTTCTCGCGACTTAGTGAAACTGGGACTACAACTCGATACGCTCAAAATTCAAAGCGTTGCCGATGATATGGACTATTTGCGGTCGATCGGACGGAAGCAAATCGCCCATATTATTCGAGATGCCCAAATTGCTGAGGCAGAAGCGGTGAGCCAGGCAGAGAAGATTGAATCAGAATGCCAACAACGGGCAGAAGTTGCTAAGTCCCAGGCACTCGCGGTGATCCAACAAAAGCAGAATGAGTTACGCACGGTAAAAGCAGAACTGGAGCAACAAGCCCGTTCTGAAGAGGAACGCACAAAAGCAGCGGGAAAAGAAGCGAGAGCCAGGGCAGAACAGCAACTCCAAACGGTGCGGGCAGAACTGGAACGCCTGCGTCTGGAAGCCGATCGGGTCTTGCCCGCTGCCGCCGAACGGGAAGCCAAAATTCTGATGGCAAAAGGGTCGGCTGCCGAACTGGCAGAAAACGCCAAAGCCTCGGCAATGGTCAACGATTTGCTATCTGAGGTCTGGCAGAAAACCGGAGTCAATGCTGCGGAAGTGTTTCTCCTGCAACAAATTGAGATGATTTTACAGGAGGCTGCCACCATTCCCAATCGCATGCATTTGCATCAGGTCAACGTGATTGACAACGGTGATGGCAAATCATTGGCAAGCCTGATGAATGTTTACCCCGAAATTGTGCGTCAGTTTTTAAATCGGGTCGAAGACACCCTTGGAATTGACGTTTCAGCAACCTTGAACCGCCAGAATGGACACCAGAAGGGAGAAAAATAATGTTAGAAGCAATTGTTGCTCTGTTGGGCATTATGGGTCTGGGAACGGGCGCTGGCGTGTTTGTGATCCGCAATCTGTACTACATCTGCCAACCCAACGAGGTGTTGATCTTTGCGGGTAGTTCGCGTCAACTTGCCGATGGACGCCGTGTGGGGTATCGCCTCGTCAAGGGGGGCAGCAGTGTCCGGGTTCCCCTGCTAGAACGGGCACTGCGGATGGATTTGACCAATATGATCATTGAGTTGAAAGTGGCAAATGCCTACTCGAAGGGGGGTATTCCCTTGAAAGTGGATGGGGTCGCCAACATCAAAATTGCGGGTGAGGAACCCGTCATTCACAATGCGATCGAACGGCTGCTGGGCAAAAGTCGCCAGGAAATTGAGCAAATGGCAAAGGAAACCCTGGAGGGCAATTTGCGCGGTGTTCTCGCCAGTTTGACACCAGAACAGGTAAATGAGGACAAAATTGCCTTTGCCAAAAGCCTCCTGGATGAGGCAGAAGATGATCTGGAAAAACTGGGATTAGTGTTAGACACCCTGCAAATTCAAAACATTTCCGATGATGTGCGGTATCTGGATTCGATCGGGCGCAAGCAACAGGCAGACCTGCTGCGGGATGCTCGCATTGCCGAAGCAAAAGCCCAATCCGAGTCAGCCGTTCAAACGGCGGAGAATCAAAAAATTACTGAACTCAGCCGATTGGATCGGGATATGGGAATTGCCCGTGCTGAAGCGGAGCGTCGAATCAAAGATGCCACAACCATGCGGAATGCCGTCATCGCGGAAGCCGAAGCCGAAATTGCCTCGGAGCTTGCCCGCATTCAAGCAGATGTGCCCGTTCAACAGGAGCGGATTAAGCAGGTCGAGCAACAGCTTCAAGCCGATGTGATTGCCCCCGCAGAAGCAGACTGTAAACAGGCGATCGCCCGTGCTCAAGGTAATGCCGCCCGCATTACTGAAGATGGCAAAGCCCGGGCTGAAGGCACCATGCGCCTGGCTGAGTCGTGGCATACCGCAGGTACCAACGCCCGTGACATTTTTCTGCTGCAACGGCTGGAACCCCTGCTCAAGACGCTTACCTCCGCCGTTCCCGATGTCGAAGTGCAAAATGTCACGATCATCGATGCCAGCCAGGGCAACACGGCAACCAAAGCCGCAGCCTTTATCGAGCAACTCCGCCAAACCACAGGCATCGACCTGACTGAAGCCGTTCAGCAATTGACCCATTCCCGCCCAAATCAACTACCAGAACAAAGGGACGAGTAACAGGGAACGTATCTGACTGATTGTTATCAACCGGGTTTCTTGCGAACACGGCCACAAAATTTGAGTGGTTTGCCCAAAGAACCCCGGTTTCTACGTCATTCCAGGCTATCTTGCAGAGGGAGTAAACAACGATTAACCATTTCCCAAATATGGAACCCATCTTCGAGTTTGCGTCTGTTTCAGACATAGAGGTGCTGATCCAATTGATGCGTGAGTTCTATGAACATGAACACCTGTCTTTTAATGAACAAACTGCGCGTTCAGCTTTACAACTGATCTTGAGTAACCACTTGTATGGTCAAATTTATCTGATCCGCATTGCTCAAGAAATCATTGGCTATCTCGTTGTGACCTTTGGTTTCAGTTTAGAGTTTGGCGGGCGTGATGCTTTCGTGGATGAACTCTATATTCAGGAAAAATACCGCAGACAGGGGATTGGAACGAAGGGGTTACAGTTTGCTGAAGAGATTTGCCAGGAACAAGGTATTCAGGCTTTACATCTAGAGGTAGAGCGTGAAAATACAAAAGCTCAGGCTGTTTATCGAAAAGCGGGATTTACGGATCACGATCGATATCTTTTAACAAAATCGTTATTGAATTGTTAATTTCAAGGTTTACGCGCTAAATCGAAAGTATCTCACTAACCCCACGCTGACTAAACCCAGGAGCAGCAAAACTAATGCCAGCGGAATCTGGGAGGTGGTTGAAAGGTAGGTTGAAAG from Kovacikia minuta CCNUW1 carries:
- a CDS encoding GNAT family N-acetyltransferase, which codes for MEPIFEFASVSDIEVLIQLMREFYEHEHLSFNEQTARSALQLILSNHLYGQIYLIRIAQEIIGYLVVTFGFSLEFGGRDAFVDELYIQEKYRRQGIGTKGLQFAEEICQEQGIQALHLEVERENTKAQAVYRKAGFTDHDRYLLTKSLLNC
- a CDS encoding flotillin family protein; amino-acid sequence: MNTQIVNIEPQFKATLEQDGRTIQVAQVDANPTASYHREGEVSLASISAFPIALSLFGVILFIWFVKNFMQICNPNEILILSGRKHRTKEGEEVGYRVIFGGRVIAIPILETVKRMDLTTMPVPVEVKNAYSKGGTPLHIQAIANVKISGDPAVVGNAIERFLGRDRSEVARVARETLEGNLRGVVAMLTPEQVNEDRLEFAERIAQDVSRDLVKLGLQLDTLKIQSVADDMDYLRSIGRKQIAHIIRDAQIAEAEAVSQAEKIESECQQRAEVAKSQALAVIQQKQNELRTVKAELEQQARSEEERTKAAGKEARARAEQQLQTVRAELERLRLEADRVLPAAAEREAKILMAKGSAAELAENAKASAMVNDLLSEVWQKTGVNAAEVFLLQQIEMILQEAATIPNRMHLHQVNVIDNGDGKSLASLMNVYPEIVRQFLNRVEDTLGIDVSATLNRQNGHQKGEK
- a CDS encoding NfeD-like protein; translation: MLSVYWFCFAIGGVFVLLAVLGGFDGVDFDTHDFDFHSDADFEVVDPGDRAPLKSSAVARSPKSGRFLRSLFGVVKSLKFWTFGSCFFGLTGIVLSSLQLGLPPLTIAILAVGMGILCGAGISGALLSLRRQQTDSLVRTTDLVGLIGTVEIPFSKTSRGKVRLQVKGSQLNLMAYTDESSELLAGDPVLVVGTEQNRLWVVSANRLDHGSNPVDPAE
- a CDS encoding TetR/AcrR family transcriptional regulator; the encoded protein is MTPPKSKPPERDLSPEKTQAILEGAMQEFLERGFTAATMDRVASAAGVSKATVYSHFQDKEGLFAALIQQMVQKKFQSIFAPQNDQMLQEEPEVVLRRLATIALSVGTNDPQFLNFLRLIIGESGRFPQLAQAFVRNIEKTSFSMLRQYFSSCPKLKLRDPEATARVFIGALIHFMIVQEMLHGKDIIPMERDRLVDTLIELITSQAL
- a CDS encoding flotillin family protein, whose product is MLEAIVALLGIMGLGTGAGVFVIRNLYYICQPNEVLIFAGSSRQLADGRRVGYRLVKGGSSVRVPLLERALRMDLTNMIIELKVANAYSKGGIPLKVDGVANIKIAGEEPVIHNAIERLLGKSRQEIEQMAKETLEGNLRGVLASLTPEQVNEDKIAFAKSLLDEAEDDLEKLGLVLDTLQIQNISDDVRYLDSIGRKQQADLLRDARIAEAKAQSESAVQTAENQKITELSRLDRDMGIARAEAERRIKDATTMRNAVIAEAEAEIASELARIQADVPVQQERIKQVEQQLQADVIAPAEADCKQAIARAQGNAARITEDGKARAEGTMRLAESWHTAGTNARDIFLLQRLEPLLKTLTSAVPDVEVQNVTIIDASQGNTATKAAAFIEQLRQTTGIDLTEAVQQLTHSRPNQLPEQRDE